From the Billgrantia sulfidoxydans genome, one window contains:
- a CDS encoding tripartite tricarboxylate transporter TctB family protein → MKLAADRVLGLCLIGLAAFVAVQAARLHVPFSYDPVGPKAFPLILAILLAALSLVLVLKPGSNGHWPDRSLAVKLLAVLAALLVYALLFTRLGFIATSLLTTVALARAFAAPWGKALLTGVLMAVGSYYVFTAGLGISLPSGDWLRPLL, encoded by the coding sequence ATGAAGCTCGCCGCCGACCGAGTGCTGGGCCTGTGCCTGATCGGTCTGGCGGCGTTCGTCGCCGTCCAGGCCGCCAGGCTTCACGTGCCCTTCAGCTACGATCCCGTGGGGCCCAAGGCCTTTCCGCTGATTCTCGCCATCCTGCTCGCCGCGCTGTCGCTGGTGCTGGTGCTCAAGCCCGGGAGCAACGGCCACTGGCCCGACCGCTCCCTGGCCGTGAAGCTGCTGGCGGTGCTCGCCGCGCTGCTGGTCTACGCGCTGCTGTTCACGCGGCTGGGCTTCATCGCTACCTCACTGCTGACGACGGTCGCCCTGGCCCGGGCCTTCGCCGCCCCCTGGGGCAAGGCGCTGCTGACCGGCGTGCTGATGGCCGTGGGTAGCTATTACGTGTTCACCGCCGGGCTTGGGATCTCGCTGCCCAGCGGTGACTGGCTGCGCCCGTTACTCTAG
- the glrR gene encoding two-component system response regulator GlrR — translation MEAARLIETRKNEARRPAARTSGAKSGNAHVLLVDDDVSLLRLLGMRLESRGYRVTTAESGAEALRKLAAERPDIVLSDLRMDEMDGLALFQAIQREVPGLPVIILTAHGSIPDAVNATQQGVFSFLTKPVDRDELFSAIDEALTHLPTGNGDDSEAWRASIITRSPEMERVLEQARMVASSDVSVLITGPSGSGKELLARAIHDASPRANKPFVAINCGALPEQLLESELFGHAKGAFTGAVSDHKGLFQAAEGGTLFLDEIGDMPLPLQVKLLRALQERQIRPLGSTQSIPVNVRILSATHRDLSQAMHQGEFREDFFYRLNVVNLKLPALKDRAEDVPLLARHLVAQAAERHKPFVKGFSPEALNLLATSAWPGNVRQLVNVVEQCVALTRSPMIPEALVAQALAAEDCALPTFNDARASFERSYLVKVLKITEGNVTQAARIAGRNRTDFYKLLSRHELEPSTFKPE, via the coding sequence ATGGAAGCGGCTCGATTGATCGAAACACGCAAGAATGAGGCTCGCAGGCCGGCGGCGCGCACGTCGGGCGCGAAATCCGGCAATGCCCACGTTCTGCTGGTCGACGACGACGTCAGTCTATTGCGTCTGCTCGGCATGCGCCTGGAGAGCCGCGGCTACCGGGTGACCACCGCCGAGAGCGGCGCCGAGGCACTGCGCAAGCTCGCGGCCGAGCGCCCCGACATCGTGCTCTCCGACCTGCGCATGGACGAGATGGACGGCCTTGCCCTGTTCCAGGCGATCCAGCGCGAGGTGCCGGGGCTGCCGGTTATCATTCTGACCGCCCACGGCTCCATCCCCGACGCCGTGAATGCTACCCAGCAGGGGGTGTTCAGCTTCCTCACCAAGCCGGTGGACCGCGACGAGTTGTTTAGCGCCATCGACGAGGCGCTGACCCACCTGCCGACCGGCAACGGCGACGACAGCGAGGCCTGGCGCGCCAGCATCATCACCCGCAGCCCCGAGATGGAGCGGGTGCTGGAGCAGGCGCGCATGGTGGCCTCGTCGGACGTCAGCGTGCTGATCACCGGCCCTTCCGGTTCGGGCAAGGAGCTGCTGGCACGCGCGATCCACGACGCCAGCCCGCGCGCCAACAAACCGTTCGTGGCGATCAACTGCGGCGCGCTGCCCGAACAGCTGCTGGAGAGCGAGCTGTTCGGCCACGCCAAGGGCGCCTTCACCGGCGCGGTGAGCGACCACAAGGGCCTGTTCCAGGCCGCCGAGGGCGGCACCCTGTTCCTCGACGAGATCGGCGACATGCCGCTGCCACTGCAGGTCAAGCTGCTGCGCGCGCTGCAGGAGCGCCAGATCCGCCCGCTGGGCTCGACCCAGTCGATCCCGGTCAACGTGCGTATCCTCTCCGCCACTCACCGTGACCTCAGCCAGGCGATGCACCAGGGCGAGTTCCGCGAGGACTTCTTCTACCGCCTCAACGTGGTCAACCTGAAGCTGCCGGCGCTGAAGGACCGCGCCGAGGACGTGCCGCTGCTGGCGCGTCACCTGGTAGCCCAGGCGGCGGAGCGCCACAAGCCGTTCGTCAAGGGGTTCTCGCCGGAGGCGCTCAACCTGCTCGCCACCAGCGCCTGGCCCGGCAACGTGCGCCAGCTGGTCAACGTGGTGGAGCAGTGCGTGGCGCTGACCCGCTCGCCAATGATCCCCGAGGCCCTGGTGGCCCAGGCGCTGGCGGCGGAGGACTGCGCGCTGCCGACCTTCAATGACGCCCGCGCCAGCTTTGAGCGCAGCTACCTGGTCAAGGTGCTCAAGATCACCGAGGGCAACGTGACCCAGGCGGCACGCATCGCCGGGCGCAACCGCACCGACTTCTACAAGCTGCTCAGCCGCCACGAACTGGAGCCGAGCACCTTCAAGCCGGAGTGA
- the xseA gene encoding exodeoxyribonuclease VII large subunit, whose protein sequence is MPQPTASALSVSEVNRRARLLLEQGIGEVWVEGELSGVSRPASGHVYFTLKDSSAQLRGALFRNRARFVAAPMRDGDRVRVRGRVSLFEPRGDYQLIAEAVQPAGEGELLLALERLKQRLAAEGVFANARPLPCPPRHLLVLTSPTGAAIRDVLAVLAARWPLAHVTLIAVPVQGREAAPTLIAALGLLNRQQALDPARDVILITRGGGSLEDLWAFNDEHLARAIFHSRLPVMSAVGHEVDLTLSDLAADVRAPTPSAAAEMLVPDGRDLRQRLAGLERQLWRCTQARLEREGQRLDHLRARLRHPGEVVARQRQTLGELEARLRRAMHMRLAADRRQLDHLQRRMGACHPRRGVERAGERLARARARLALAMQRDLTRRGERLAGLARQLQAVSPLAVLGRGYAILQDDSGRVIRRATDAQPGQALTARLGEGRLKVEVKRRLK, encoded by the coding sequence ATGCCCCAGCCCACCGCTAGCGCGCTCTCCGTCAGCGAAGTGAACCGCCGCGCCCGGCTGCTGCTCGAACAGGGCATCGGCGAGGTATGGGTCGAGGGCGAGCTCTCCGGCGTCTCGCGGCCGGCCTCGGGGCACGTCTACTTCACCCTCAAGGACAGCTCGGCGCAGCTGCGCGGGGCGCTGTTCCGCAACCGTGCGCGCTTCGTCGCCGCGCCCATGCGCGACGGCGACCGGGTGCGGGTGCGCGGGCGGGTGTCGCTGTTCGAGCCGCGCGGCGACTACCAGTTGATTGCCGAAGCGGTGCAGCCGGCCGGCGAGGGCGAGCTGCTGCTCGCGCTGGAACGGCTCAAGCAGCGTCTCGCCGCCGAGGGCGTCTTCGCCAATGCGCGCCCCCTGCCCTGCCCGCCCCGCCACCTGCTGGTGCTCACCTCGCCCACCGGCGCCGCCATCCGCGACGTGCTGGCGGTGCTCGCCGCGCGCTGGCCGCTGGCCCACGTGACGCTGATCGCGGTGCCCGTGCAGGGTCGCGAGGCGGCCCCGACGCTGATCGCCGCGCTGGGGCTGCTCAACCGCCAGCAGGCGCTCGACCCGGCCCGCGACGTGATCCTGATCACCCGCGGCGGCGGCAGTCTGGAGGACCTGTGGGCCTTCAACGACGAACACCTGGCGCGGGCGATCTTCCATTCGCGCCTGCCGGTGATGTCGGCGGTGGGCCACGAGGTCGACCTCACCCTGTCGGACCTGGCCGCCGACGTGCGCGCCCCGACGCCTTCCGCCGCCGCCGAGATGCTGGTGCCGGATGGGCGCGACCTGCGGCAACGCCTGGCCGGGCTGGAGCGCCAGCTCTGGCGTTGCACCCAGGCGCGGCTCGAACGCGAGGGCCAGCGGCTCGACCACCTGCGTGCGCGGCTGCGCCACCCCGGCGAGGTTGTCGCCCGCCAGCGCCAGACCCTGGGCGAGCTGGAGGCCCGCCTGCGGCGCGCCATGCACATGCGGCTCGCCGCCGACCGCCGCCAGTTGGACCACCTGCAGCGGCGCATGGGCGCCTGCCACCCGCGGCGCGGGGTCGAACGAGCCGGGGAACGGCTGGCACGTGCCCGGGCCCGGCTCGCGCTGGCCATGCAGCGCGACCTGACGCGCCGGGGCGAGCGCCTGGCCGGCCTGGCGCGGCAGCTGCAGGCGGTGAGCCCGCTGGCGGTGCTGGGGCGCGGCTACGCCATCCTGCAGGACGATTCAGGCAGGGTGATACGGCGCGCAACCGACGCCCAGCCCGGCCAGGCACTGACGGCCCGGCTGGGCGAGGGTAGGTTGAAGGTAGAGGTCAAGCGCCGCCTCAAATGA
- a CDS encoding response regulator produces the protein MRLLVVEDDPLIARSLHQALTPLGNTVEGFASHAEASAALRHDSFDLILLDLGLPDGDGLTLLGELRERGDTTPVLILTARDGIDDRVRGLDLGADDYLAKPFSLAELEARVRALLRRSQQRSDNRLRLGALCFDPALGVATLHDEPLELPRRELCLLEDLLLHAGSITPREMLENRLFGFGEVGSNALEVYISRLRKRLKDSGLRIRTFRGLGYRLEEARE, from the coding sequence ATGCGCCTGCTCGTCGTCGAGGACGATCCTCTCATCGCCCGTTCGCTGCACCAGGCCCTGACGCCGCTGGGCAATACCGTCGAAGGCTTCGCAAGCCATGCCGAGGCCAGCGCGGCGCTGCGCCACGACAGCTTCGACCTGATCCTGCTCGACCTGGGCCTGCCCGACGGCGACGGCCTGACGCTGCTCGGCGAACTGCGCGAGCGCGGCGACACCACCCCGGTGCTGATCCTCACCGCCCGCGACGGCATCGACGACCGCGTGCGCGGGCTCGACCTGGGCGCCGACGACTACCTCGCCAAGCCGTTCTCGCTCGCCGAGCTCGAGGCGCGGGTGCGCGCCCTGTTGCGGCGCAGCCAGCAGCGCAGCGACAACCGCCTGCGCCTCGGCGCGCTGTGCTTCGACCCGGCCCTGGGCGTGGCCACGCTGCATGACGAGCCCCTTGAGCTGCCGCGCCGCGAACTGTGCCTGCTGGAAGACCTGCTGCTGCATGCCGGCAGCATCACCCCGCGCGAGATGCTCGAGAACCGGCTGTTCGGTTTCGGCGAGGTGGGCTCCAATGCCCTGGAGGTCTACATCAGCCGCCTGCGCAAGCGGCTGAAGGACAGCGGGCTGCGCATCCGCACCTTTCGCGGCCTGGGCTATCGGCTCGAGGAAGCGCGCGAGTGA
- a CDS encoding Bug family tripartite tricarboxylate transporter substrate binding protein, with amino-acid sequence MKINKAFRHCSGLALLGGMLVAGGAQAQSDSTECIAPAKPGGGYDLTCRLAANGLQETGLIDQPMVVTYMPGGIGAVAYNHVNGVRKDDPNLIVAASTGAAVNLALGKFGQYDATEVRWLGALGVDYGAIVVSADAPWQNLDELMDDLRESPGEIAFGAGGTIGSQDWMKAALTAKSADIAPQDLRYVAFEGGGEALAALLGDHIQVFTGDLSELKSQLESGKIRVLAALSEERMDGPYAEIPTAAEQGYDVQWPIWRGYYMGPEVDDEAYAAWVERLTELSESEQFAELREARGLFPMSRFGPDFDSYVQEQVAQFQSLADEVGLSQ; translated from the coding sequence ATGAAGATCAACAAGGCTTTCCGTCACTGCTCCGGGCTGGCCCTGCTGGGCGGCATGCTGGTGGCCGGCGGCGCCCAGGCCCAATCCGATTCCACCGAGTGCATCGCCCCGGCCAAGCCGGGCGGCGGCTACGACCTGACCTGCCGCTTGGCGGCCAACGGCCTGCAGGAGACCGGGTTGATCGACCAGCCGATGGTCGTCACCTACATGCCGGGCGGCATCGGTGCCGTGGCCTACAACCATGTCAACGGCGTGCGCAAGGACGACCCCAACCTGATCGTGGCGGCCAGTACCGGCGCGGCGGTCAACCTGGCGCTGGGCAAGTTCGGCCAGTACGACGCCACCGAAGTGCGCTGGCTGGGCGCCCTGGGCGTCGACTATGGCGCCATCGTGGTCAGTGCCGATGCGCCCTGGCAGAACCTCGACGAGCTGATGGACGATCTGCGCGAGAGCCCCGGCGAGATCGCCTTCGGCGCCGGCGGCACGATCGGCAGCCAGGACTGGATGAAGGCGGCGCTGACCGCCAAGTCCGCCGACATTGCGCCACAGGATCTGCGCTACGTCGCCTTCGAGGGTGGCGGCGAGGCGCTGGCGGCGCTGCTCGGCGACCACATCCAGGTCTTCACCGGCGACCTCTCCGAGCTCAAGTCGCAGCTCGAGAGCGGCAAGATCCGCGTGCTGGCGGCCCTCTCCGAAGAGCGCATGGACGGCCCCTATGCCGAGATTCCCACCGCCGCCGAGCAGGGCTACGACGTGCAGTGGCCGATCTGGCGCGGCTACTACATGGGACCCGAGGTCGACGACGAAGCCTACGCCGCCTGGGTCGAGCGGCTCACCGAGCTTTCCGAGTCGGAGCAGTTCGCCGAGCTGCGCGAGGCCCGCGGGCTGTTCCCGATGTCGCGCTTCGGGCCCGACTTCGACAGCTACGTCCAGGAGCAGGTCGCGCAGTTCCAGTCACTTGCCGATGAAGTGGGTCTGAGCCAATGA
- a CDS encoding CsbD family protein encodes MNWDQIEGKWKEYMGKARASWGEFSDEELDQIAGKREQLIGKLQQRYGLEREEAERQADEWARNL; translated from the coding sequence ATGAACTGGGACCAGATCGAAGGCAAATGGAAAGAGTACATGGGCAAGGCCCGTGCCAGCTGGGGCGAATTCAGCGACGAGGAACTCGACCAGATTGCCGGCAAGCGGGAGCAGCTGATCGGCAAGCTGCAACAGCGCTATGGCCTGGAGCGTGAAGAAGCGGAACGCCAGGCCGATGAGTGGGCACGCAACCTCTAG
- a CDS encoding sensor histidine kinase, translated as MIEVDGTLKSRLAIWLSVTVSALGALLLVEAYVSSQRAAERAYDSQLESAALTIAEAVQWQEGQPVVEIPAAALQIIATRHQERVFYAVLDAEGRRVSANLDIPIAAERRAEVAEGPVWTNAEHSGAEWRLHGWEFDSAGWETQDPVQIWVGHTLAGRQALVQELFVGAVSRFLVMVLVAGLLMLLAMRVALKPMRRLRQLLRQREADDMRPLDARVPEELRELAETLDTLFARQRESRDALLRFTADASHQLKTPLSGLQSTSELALKSPRPEEWHRALAAVHQGAERTSRLASQLLSLARLRHVADGRAMSRLDLAALLRETVFDWAGRDVARGHDLGLAELPATPIPVRGEPWALRELLGNLIDNALRYTPPGSVITLGLVQHAGAKGRAGEVELYIEDDGPGVSPEMLERLHQPFERGGRQDTEGSGLGLAIVDSIARRHDARLKVAPRTPRGLRISVSFPLENRP; from the coding sequence GTGATCGAGGTCGACGGCACGCTCAAGTCGCGCCTCGCGATCTGGCTGTCGGTCACCGTGAGCGCCCTGGGCGCGCTGCTGCTGGTCGAGGCCTATGTCAGCTCGCAGCGCGCCGCCGAGCGCGCCTACGACAGCCAGCTCGAATCGGCGGCGCTGACCATTGCCGAGGCCGTGCAGTGGCAGGAAGGGCAGCCGGTGGTGGAGATTCCCGCCGCGGCATTGCAGATCATCGCCACCCGCCATCAGGAGCGGGTCTTCTACGCCGTGCTCGACGCCGAGGGCCGGCGGGTCTCGGCCAACCTGGATATCCCCATTGCGGCCGAACGGCGTGCCGAGGTGGCCGAGGGGCCGGTGTGGACGAACGCCGAACACAGCGGCGCCGAGTGGCGCCTGCATGGCTGGGAGTTCGACTCGGCGGGCTGGGAGACCCAGGACCCGGTGCAGATCTGGGTCGGCCACACCCTGGCCGGGCGCCAGGCCCTGGTCCAGGAGCTGTTCGTGGGCGCGGTGAGCCGCTTCTTGGTCATGGTGCTGGTGGCAGGGCTGCTGATGCTGCTGGCGATGCGGGTGGCGTTGAAGCCCATGCGTCGCCTGCGCCAGCTGCTGCGCCAGCGCGAGGCCGACGACATGCGCCCGCTCGATGCGCGGGTGCCGGAAGAGCTGCGCGAGCTGGCCGAAACGCTCGATACCCTGTTCGCTCGCCAGCGAGAGAGCCGCGATGCGCTGCTGCGTTTCACCGCCGATGCCAGCCACCAGCTCAAGACGCCGCTGTCGGGGCTGCAGAGCACCAGCGAGCTGGCCTTGAAGAGCCCCCGGCCCGAGGAGTGGCACCGGGCGCTGGCGGCGGTCCACCAGGGGGCCGAGCGCACCAGCCGCCTGGCGAGCCAGCTGCTCAGCCTGGCGCGATTGCGTCACGTCGCCGATGGCCGTGCGATGAGCCGGCTCGACCTGGCGGCGCTGCTGCGCGAGACCGTGTTCGACTGGGCCGGGCGCGACGTCGCCCGGGGCCACGACCTGGGCCTGGCCGAACTTCCCGCTACCCCGATCCCCGTGCGCGGTGAGCCGTGGGCGCTGCGGGAACTGCTCGGCAACCTGATCGACAATGCCCTGCGCTACACGCCGCCGGGCAGCGTGATCACCCTGGGTCTGGTGCAGCACGCTGGAGCCAAGGGGCGCGCCGGGGAGGTCGAGCTCTACATCGAGGACGACGGTCCCGGCGTGTCCCCCGAGATGCTGGAGCGCCTGCATCAGCCCTTCGAGCGTGGCGGCCGCCAGGACACCGAAGGCTCGGGGCTGGGGCTGGCGATCGTCGACTCCATTGCCCGGCGCCACGACGCCCGCCTGAAGGTGGCGCCGCGCACGCCGCGTGGGCTGCGAATCAGCGTCTCTTTCCCCCTGGAGAACCGACCATGA
- a CDS encoding AbrB family transcriptional regulator yields the protein MPSKRTRFDALRAFLPTLLLGLLGGSLAYWAGLPLPWLLGAMLATTLPSLAGMRLRGPGSARKAVLAVIGVMLGSAFSPDMAGDVASWTISLGMMLLATSVMWAFSFWFAHRVAGYSVETSLYAGIPGGVSAITAMAMESGADLRIVGLTHATRILVLLLAIPPLLDVLGHVELGMRPADAASWLWLPSLSDMAWLVGSGVAGIGLGRLLRLPNAFLFGPALVSATLHLTGLTHAVVPPSVLAIAQVIIGVSVGIRFGGTPLAAVAFNLWMATLQATMLLMLAIAAAWSIHVVTGYSMAAALLANMPGGAPELSLVALSLGIDPAFVTSHHLLRITALMLLMPLMLRAFRRLLV from the coding sequence TTGCCCTCGAAGCGAACCCGATTCGACGCCCTGCGCGCCTTTCTCCCCACCCTGCTGCTGGGCCTGCTCGGCGGCAGCCTCGCTTACTGGGCCGGCCTGCCGCTGCCCTGGCTGCTGGGTGCCATGCTGGCCACGACCCTGCCCAGCCTGGCCGGGATGCGGCTGCGCGGCCCGGGGTCGGCGCGCAAGGCCGTGCTGGCGGTGATCGGCGTCATGCTGGGGTCGGCCTTCTCCCCCGACATGGCCGGCGACGTCGCGTCGTGGACGATCAGCCTCGGCATGATGCTGCTCGCCACGTCCGTGATGTGGGCGTTCTCGTTCTGGTTCGCGCATCGAGTGGCCGGTTATTCCGTCGAGACCTCCCTGTACGCCGGCATTCCCGGCGGCGTTTCGGCGATCACTGCCATGGCCATGGAGTCGGGGGCGGACCTGCGCATCGTCGGCCTGACCCACGCCACCCGCATCCTGGTCCTGCTGCTTGCGATACCCCCGTTGCTTGACGTGCTGGGCCATGTCGAGCTCGGCATGCGCCCCGCCGACGCCGCCTCCTGGCTGTGGCTTCCCTCGCTCTCCGATATGGCCTGGCTGGTGGGCTCAGGCGTGGCCGGCATCGGCCTGGGCCGCCTGCTGCGCCTGCCCAATGCCTTCCTGTTCGGCCCCGCGCTGGTGTCGGCAACACTTCACCTCACTGGGCTGACTCATGCGGTGGTTCCCCCTTCGGTGCTGGCCATCGCCCAGGTCATTATCGGGGTCTCGGTGGGCATCCGCTTCGGGGGCACGCCGCTAGCCGCCGTGGCCTTCAACCTGTGGATGGCGACGCTGCAAGCAACGATGCTGCTGATGCTTGCCATCGCGGCGGCCTGGAGCATTCATGTGGTGACCGGGTACTCCATGGCGGCGGCGCTACTGGCCAACATGCCCGGCGGCGCCCCGGAGCTGAGCCTCGTTGCCCTTTCGCTCGGCATCGACCCTGCATTCGTGACCTCTCATCACCTGCTGCGGATCACGGCCTTGATGCTCCTGATGCCGCTGATGCTGCGTGCCTTCCGCCGCTTGCTGGTCTAG
- a CDS encoding tripartite tricarboxylate transporter permease, with protein MFDFLIQGFGVALSPLNLGLAFLGALLGTLFGALPGIGPINGIAILMPLAYTLGLPAESALILLAGIYTGAEYGGRMSSILLNVPGDAGAVMTTLDGHPLAKQGLAGPALGLSAVSSFVGATIAILGLTLFAPLLAEVAVMFGPAEFFALMVFAFASMSVMMGKDPIKTAIGAVLGVLIGTVGVDSGTGVLRYTFGMAELYDGIDFVVMIIGLFAISEILLMLEHANRKDSSGDIPPLGRVFVTLKEVLFCKGAMLRSGLIGFIIGVLPGTGASVAGAVSYTTEKRLSDKEGTFGNGDMRGLAAPESANNAAAAGSFVPMLTLGIPGSGTTAVLLGALMLYNITPGPMMFSERPEVAGGLIASLYIGNLVLLALNLPLAGVFARVLTIPRWVLVPGIAILAFVGVYQLHSDLTAIYLMLVIGVFGYLLRKLGFSLAPVILGYVLGGLMEQNLRRALSISGGEVEILWRSGISLGLWIAAAALLVLPWLLPRLVKARLGRA; from the coding sequence ATGTTCGATTTCCTGATCCAGGGCTTCGGCGTTGCGCTGAGCCCGCTGAATCTCGGGCTGGCCTTCCTCGGCGCCCTGCTCGGCACGCTGTTCGGCGCCCTGCCCGGCATCGGCCCGATCAACGGCATCGCCATCCTGATGCCGCTGGCCTACACCCTGGGCCTACCGGCCGAATCGGCGCTGATCCTGCTCGCCGGCATCTACACCGGGGCCGAATACGGCGGCCGCATGTCGAGCATCCTGCTCAACGTGCCCGGCGATGCCGGGGCGGTCATGACCACCCTCGACGGCCACCCGCTGGCCAAGCAGGGGCTCGCCGGCCCGGCACTGGGCCTGTCGGCGGTCAGTTCCTTCGTCGGCGCGACCATCGCCATCCTCGGCCTGACGCTGTTCGCCCCGCTGCTGGCGGAAGTCGCGGTGATGTTCGGCCCCGCCGAGTTCTTCGCCCTGATGGTGTTCGCCTTCGCCTCGATGTCGGTGATGATGGGCAAGGACCCGATCAAGACCGCCATCGGCGCGGTGCTGGGCGTGCTGATCGGCACCGTCGGCGTCGATTCGGGCACCGGGGTGCTGCGTTATACCTTCGGCATGGCCGAACTCTACGACGGCATCGACTTCGTGGTGATGATCATCGGCCTGTTCGCCATCAGCGAGATCCTGCTGATGCTCGAGCATGCCAACCGCAAGGATTCCAGCGGCGACATTCCTCCGCTGGGGCGGGTCTTCGTCACCCTCAAGGAGGTGCTCTTCTGCAAGGGCGCCATGCTGCGCTCGGGGCTGATCGGCTTCATCATCGGCGTGCTGCCGGGTACCGGGGCCTCGGTGGCCGGCGCGGTGTCCTACACCACCGAGAAGCGCCTCTCCGACAAGGAAGGCACCTTCGGCAACGGCGACATGCGCGGCCTGGCGGCACCGGAGTCGGCCAACAATGCAGCGGCGGCGGGCTCGTTCGTGCCGATGCTGACCCTGGGCATTCCCGGTTCCGGCACCACCGCCGTGCTGCTCGGCGCGCTGATGCTCTACAACATCACCCCCGGGCCGATGATGTTCAGCGAACGCCCGGAAGTCGCCGGCGGCCTGATCGCTTCGCTGTACATCGGCAACCTGGTGCTGCTGGCACTCAACCTGCCGCTCGCCGGTGTGTTCGCCCGGGTGCTGACCATCCCGCGCTGGGTGCTGGTGCCGGGTATCGCCATCCTGGCCTTCGTCGGGGTCTACCAGCTCCACTCCGACCTCACCGCCATCTACCTGATGCTGGTCATCGGCGTGTTCGGCTACCTGCTGCGCAAGCTGGGCTTCTCGCTGGCCCCGGTGATCCTCGGCTACGTGCTGGGCGGGCTGATGGAGCAGAACCTGCGCCGCGCCCTGTCGATCAGCGGCGGCGAGGTGGAGATCCTGTGGCGCTCGGGCATCTCGCTGGGCCTGTGGATCGCCGCCGCGGCGCTGCTGGTGCTGCCGTGGCTGCTGCCCAGGCTGGTCAAGGCGCGCCTGGGACGCGCCTGA
- a CDS encoding PRC-barrel domain-containing protein, with amino-acid sequence MQKHLLTIAVAAVTGSLALGTQAIAQENDPKAAQGLYSADDIIGADVYHVDDSDEDVGNVENLLLDDEGKVSAVVVNAGGLWGIGGDEVVVGIEHFTLETERDDDDVSHRIMVDASEDELENFPEYNEEWFDDERNRRIDERGEREGVWQTTGTTGAGPVGDGGEVTEDDVEDDFE; translated from the coding sequence ATGCAAAAGCATCTACTTACCATCGCAGTGGCAGCCGTAACCGGTAGCCTGGCCCTCGGGACCCAGGCGATCGCGCAGGAGAACGATCCCAAGGCGGCCCAGGGCCTCTACTCCGCCGACGACATCATCGGCGCCGACGTCTACCACGTCGACGACAGCGACGAGGACGTCGGCAACGTCGAGAACCTCCTGCTTGATGACGAAGGCAAGGTCAGCGCCGTGGTAGTGAACGCGGGCGGCCTGTGGGGCATCGGCGGCGATGAAGTGGTGGTCGGCATCGAGCACTTCACCCTGGAGACCGAGCGCGATGACGACGACGTCTCCCACCGCATCATGGTCGACGCCAGCGAGGACGAACTCGAGAACTTCCCCGAGTACAACGAGGAGTGGTTCGACGATGAGCGCAACCGTCGCATCGATGAGCGCGGTGAGCGTGAAGGCGTGTGGCAGACCACCGGTACCACCGGTGCAGGCCCCGTCGGTGACGGCGGAGAAGTCACCGAAGACGATGTCGAAGACGATTTCGAGTAA
- a CDS encoding ABC transporter substrate-binding protein, with translation MMPRCFHAFAFVALLLAAAPGRAATPLVVEAALDREVVAPLLAAFELAHPDIELDFRDRSTLEVDERVAGAAPAPDVVISSAMPWQMARVNEGYASRLDSAEARAWPEWAKWRDEVFGFTFEPIVMAYRLDLSRHMMPPATHADLHTLLTEQRERLRGRVTSYSPAHSGVGYTLFQQDARYTTRFWDLVAAMGNAEAVLEANTRDMLEGISEGRYWLGYNLLGSYAMVWAQEHPEVIVQVPQDYSLVMMRMAFIHRDAPNPRAAETFLNFLLSREGQHVLAGETPLFSIHPEVTGPYTAQRLRDQVGDRLYPIPLNASLLAFVDPQRRDAFMQRWRREFERR, from the coding sequence ATGATGCCCCGCTGTTTCCACGCCTTCGCGTTCGTCGCTCTGCTGCTGGCGGCGGCACCGGGCCGGGCGGCGACTCCGCTCGTGGTCGAGGCGGCGCTCGACCGCGAGGTGGTCGCACCGCTGCTGGCCGCCTTCGAGCTGGCGCATCCCGACATCGAGCTGGACTTCCGCGACCGCTCCACGCTGGAGGTCGACGAGCGCGTGGCCGGCGCGGCCCCGGCGCCGGACGTGGTGATCAGCTCGGCCATGCCGTGGCAGATGGCACGCGTCAACGAGGGCTACGCCAGCCGCCTGGATTCGGCCGAGGCGCGGGCCTGGCCGGAGTGGGCCAAGTGGCGCGACGAGGTGTTCGGCTTCACCTTCGAGCCGATCGTCATGGCCTACCGCCTCGACCTGTCGCGCCACATGATGCCGCCGGCCACCCATGCCGACCTGCACACCCTGCTGACCGAGCAGCGGGAACGGCTGCGCGGGCGGGTGACCTCCTACTCGCCGGCACACAGCGGGGTGGGCTACACGCTGTTCCAGCAGGATGCCCGCTATACCACCCGTTTCTGGGACCTGGTCGCCGCCATGGGCAACGCCGAGGCCGTGCTCGAAGCCAACACCCGCGACATGCTCGAAGGCATCAGCGAAGGGCGCTACTGGCTGGGCTACAACCTGCTGGGTTCCTACGCCATGGTGTGGGCCCAGGAGCATCCCGAAGTGATCGTCCAGGTGCCCCAGGACTACTCGCTGGTGATGATGCGCATGGCGTTCATCCATCGGGATGCGCCAAATCCGCGCGCCGCAGAGACCTTCCTCAACTTCCTGCTCAGCCGGGAAGGGCAGCACGTGCTGGCGGGCGAGACCCCGCTGTTCAGCATTCACCCGGAGGTGACCGGCCCCTATACCGCGCAGCGCCTGCGCGACCAGGTCGGCGATCGGCTCTATCCCATTCCGCTCAATGCCTCGCTGCTGGCCTTCGTCGACCCGCAGCGCCGCGACGCCTTCATGCAGCGCTGGCGGCGCGAATTCGAACGCCGTTGA